One Mycolicibacterium parafortuitum DNA segment encodes these proteins:
- a CDS encoding HNH endonuclease signature motif containing protein, translated as MFEVSVAEPESLAGLSDADLIDAARAASRAENAVCARKLAVMAELFGRRVDLAPEERLYWWVDPQAAVTAEIAAAYRITQGLALHQTYRAVVLRDRLPRVGALFLAGTIGEMLVRAIITRTDLITDAALIAAVDAELAATVTGWGPLSVKATQAHIDEIVERHDPDAVRQSRDAEIGPALEFGAPTDAPGFTTIWSRVFDGDAAAGWRTLTAMAYSVCDADPRTLDQRRKDAWAALLHGITSLACRCGNTDCEAAVNPRPVPEVIVYALTDHTTTNTQQPVPQGDRSAAELRHDTVETEIDAPAEEVTPVEVSRESEDRDTSADDRPDSDAAPTQPKPRRSAPVLLPGRSGYVFGSGFLPAPFFDTMLNSAKIREIIHPGAAGPEPRYTPSAALAAFVRCRDLTCRFPGCDKPATTADIDHTVPHPVGPTHPSNLKTLCRFHHLLKTFWTGPGGWKDRQHPDGTIVWTSPTGHTYTTHPGSRLLFPALCKPTGTLWTGDPPQVPHSDNRAAMMPRRTRTRAQSRTAYITRERQHNADHHGDTPRGNDPPF; from the coding sequence CGGTGGCCGAGCCCGAGAGTCTTGCCGGGCTCTCCGATGCCGACCTGATCGACGCCGCCCGGGCAGCGAGCCGGGCCGAGAATGCGGTGTGCGCACGCAAGCTGGCGGTGATGGCCGAACTGTTCGGCCGCCGGGTCGACCTCGCCCCGGAGGAGCGGCTGTACTGGTGGGTGGATCCGCAGGCCGCGGTGACCGCCGAGATCGCCGCGGCGTATCGGATCACCCAAGGGTTGGCGCTGCACCAGACCTACCGCGCCGTCGTGCTGCGGGACCGGCTGCCGCGGGTGGGGGCGTTGTTTCTGGCCGGGACGATCGGCGAGATGCTGGTGCGCGCGATCATCACCCGCACCGACCTGATCACCGATGCGGCCCTGATCGCCGCCGTCGACGCCGAACTCGCCGCCACTGTGACTGGGTGGGGGCCGTTGTCGGTGAAAGCCACCCAAGCCCACATCGACGAGATCGTCGAACGCCACGACCCGGACGCGGTGCGCCAGTCCCGCGACGCCGAGATCGGACCGGCCCTGGAATTCGGTGCCCCCACCGACGCGCCCGGGTTCACCACCATCTGGTCGCGGGTCTTCGACGGCGACGCCGCCGCCGGCTGGCGCACCTTGACCGCGATGGCCTACAGCGTCTGTGACGCCGACCCGCGCACCCTCGACCAGCGCCGCAAGGACGCCTGGGCCGCGCTGTTGCACGGCATCACCAGCCTGGCCTGTCGCTGCGGCAACACCGACTGCGAGGCCGCCGTCAACCCCCGGCCCGTCCCCGAAGTCATCGTCTACGCCCTCACCGACCACACCACCACAAACACCCAACAACCCGTACCTCAAGGTGACCGGTCGGCCGCCGAACTGCGCCACGACACCGTCGAGACCGAGATCGACGCGCCCGCCGAGGAGGTCACCCCGGTCGAGGTGTCACGGGAGAGCGAGGACCGCGACACCTCGGCTGACGACCGTCCCGACAGCGACGCCGCGCCCACCCAGCCCAAGCCGCGCCGCAGCGCCCCCGTCCTGCTCCCGGGCCGGTCGGGCTATGTCTTCGGGTCCGGGTTCCTGCCCGCCCCGTTCTTCGACACCATGCTCAACAGCGCCAAGATCCGCGAAATCATCCACCCCGGAGCGGCTGGGCCGGAGCCGCGCTACACCCCCTCAGCCGCGCTCGCCGCGTTCGTCCGCTGCCGCGATCTGACGTGTCGCTTCCCCGGCTGCGACAAACCGGCCACCACCGCCGACATCGACCACACCGTCCCCCACCCGGTCGGACCCACCCACCCCTCAAACCTCAAAACACTGTGCCGTTTCCACCACTTACTCAAAACGTTCTGGACCGGACCCGGCGGCTGGAAAGACCGCCAACACCCCGACGGCACCATCGTCTGGACCTCACCAACCGGACACACCTACACCACCCACCCCGGCAGCCGACTGCTGTTCCCCGCCCTGTGCAAACCCACCGGCACCCTCTGGACCGGCGACCCACCCCAAGTGCCACACAGCGACAACCGCGCAGCGATGATGCCGCGCCGCACCCGCACACGCGCACAAAGCCGCACCGCCTACATCACCCGCGAACGCCAACACAACGCCGACCACCACGGCGACACACCCCGCGGCAACGACCCACCCTTCTAG
- a CDS encoding acyl-CoA dehydrogenase family protein: MDFSEVTLSDEDRAFRDEVREFLASVVTEDVLRRDRETGDNFDEQVHLALGAAGYLERDWRPETDGGFTAVQRRVFELEVGRAHTPWFHWPTTAMVATAVDHFGSDELKAEVLPHVLSGRYRLCLGYTEPEGGSDIATCKTRAVRDGDGWVINGSKMFTSNAHHAQYVYLITNTDPNAPKHKSLTMFLVPLDSPGVEIQALRTVDGDRTNITYYSDVQVPDRYRIGPVNGGWAVLREALNAEHGTGERAPDGLQKLAVMTEHALLLAEEVDRIAGTVGDRLDDGSVAYRLGRSIARLEAALSTPEMFGRVAIAQTLRDITPELMDIGGTGSAVPEGLNAEYLFRLSLPTGIYGGTLDVFRNMIAQQALGLGRPNYSPAR, translated from the coding sequence ATGGACTTCTCGGAAGTGACTCTGTCCGACGAGGATCGCGCGTTTCGGGACGAGGTGCGCGAGTTTCTCGCGTCGGTGGTCACGGAGGACGTGCTGCGCCGTGATCGCGAGACCGGGGACAACTTCGACGAGCAGGTGCATCTCGCGCTGGGCGCGGCGGGATACCTGGAGCGGGACTGGCGCCCGGAGACCGACGGCGGGTTCACCGCGGTGCAGCGGAGGGTTTTCGAGTTGGAGGTCGGCCGGGCGCACACCCCGTGGTTTCACTGGCCCACCACGGCGATGGTGGCGACCGCGGTCGACCACTTCGGATCCGACGAGCTCAAGGCGGAGGTGTTGCCGCACGTGCTTTCGGGTCGGTACCGGCTGTGTCTGGGCTACACCGAACCCGAGGGCGGGTCGGACATCGCGACGTGCAAGACGCGCGCGGTGCGCGACGGTGACGGTTGGGTGATCAATGGATCCAAGATGTTCACGTCGAACGCGCACCACGCGCAGTACGTGTACCTGATCACCAACACCGATCCGAACGCGCCGAAGCACAAGAGCCTGACGATGTTCCTGGTTCCGCTCGATTCGCCCGGGGTCGAGATTCAGGCGCTTCGCACGGTCGACGGAGACCGGACCAACATCACGTACTACAGCGATGTGCAGGTTCCTGATCGGTACCGCATCGGGCCGGTCAACGGGGGATGGGCTGTGTTGCGGGAGGCGCTCAATGCCGAGCACGGCACGGGGGAGCGCGCCCCGGACGGGCTGCAGAAGCTCGCGGTCATGACCGAACATGCGTTGCTGCTCGCCGAGGAAGTGGACCGGATCGCGGGGACGGTCGGTGATCGGCTGGACGATGGCTCCGTGGCGTACCGGCTGGGGCGCAGCATCGCCCGCCTCGAGGCGGCGCTGAGCACACCGGAGATGTTCGGTCGGGTCGCGATCGCACAGACGTTGCGGGACATCACACCGGAGTTGATGGACATCGGCGGCACTGGATCTGCGGTGCCCGAGGGGTTGAATGCCGAGTACCTGTTCCGGCTCTCGTTGCCGACGGGCATCTACGGCGGCACACTCGACGTGTTCCGCAACATGATCGCTCAGCAAGCCCTCGGGCTCGGCCGCCCGAACTACTCACCGGCACGCTAG
- a CDS encoding polyketide cyclase: MGIVTTTSETAFTQAPEVIYDFVTNPVNWTKTYPGSAHVGKIPEKLPLEVGDTWTETGPDGSRIFTWHLAIAMRPKLWMFNSVGNLGHDADGNGGMPGRITVQYKFTEPGPGVTLFSRTMTVEAYRDSPLPDGFFRTVNPANIDAYHAAVARELAALESSA, translated from the coding sequence GTGGGAATCGTGACGACGACCTCGGAGACAGCGTTCACCCAGGCCCCTGAGGTGATCTATGACTTCGTGACCAACCCGGTCAACTGGACGAAGACGTATCCGGGCAGCGCGCACGTCGGCAAGATTCCCGAGAAGCTGCCCTTGGAGGTCGGCGACACCTGGACCGAGACCGGGCCCGACGGATCCCGCATCTTCACCTGGCACCTTGCGATCGCGATGCGCCCCAAACTGTGGATGTTCAACTCCGTCGGCAACCTCGGCCACGACGCCGACGGCAACGGCGGGATGCCGGGCCGCATCACCGTGCAGTACAAGTTCACCGAGCCCGGCCCCGGCGTCACGCTGTTCAGCCGCACCATGACCGTTGAGGCGTACCGTGATTCGCCACTACCCGACGGGTTCTTCCGCACGGTGAACCCCGCCAACATCGACGCGTACCACGCCGCGGTCGCCCGCGAGCTCGCGGCGCTGGAGAGCTCAGCGTAG
- a CDS encoding alpha/beta hydrolase, with protein MRDIAERLDPALRHLVAARTDLSPPVLGAVRDSLNQRRAETARTADLIGVEVEQRDVAVPAGHSVTVRIYRGGPPQSPAVIYCHSGAFVLGNLDTDHRQCIELARRGRCTVLSMDYRLAPEHPYPAAQEDASAILEWAVRCAVELGIDASAIAVAGSSAGAALAAGLAQRSAAGEAPPVVFQLLHQPVLDDRATPSKQEFTTTPGFDAEAVAWMWRHYAGEVPLPDSAVPSRTTEMASLPAALITCSELDPLRDEAIDYALRLMWEGVSVELHVISGTCHGFDSLVPDWEISTQLFEIQGAALRRAFLR; from the coding sequence ATGCGCGACATCGCCGAACGTCTGGACCCGGCGCTGCGGCACCTGGTCGCCGCGCGCACCGATCTGTCCCCGCCCGTACTCGGGGCCGTGCGGGACTCGCTGAATCAGCGCAGGGCCGAGACGGCCCGCACGGCGGACCTCATCGGCGTCGAGGTCGAACAGCGCGACGTTGCGGTGCCCGCCGGCCATTCGGTCACGGTGCGGATCTACCGAGGCGGGCCGCCGCAGTCCCCGGCGGTGATCTACTGCCATTCAGGGGCTTTCGTGCTGGGCAACCTCGACACCGACCATCGGCAATGCATCGAGCTGGCCCGGCGGGGCCGCTGCACCGTGCTGTCGATGGATTACCGGCTCGCACCCGAGCACCCGTATCCGGCTGCGCAGGAGGATGCGTCGGCGATCCTGGAATGGGCTGTGCGCTGCGCGGTCGAACTGGGCATCGACGCGTCGGCCATCGCCGTGGCGGGAAGCAGCGCGGGTGCGGCCTTGGCGGCCGGGCTGGCGCAGCGTTCGGCGGCGGGGGAGGCGCCGCCGGTGGTGTTTCAGCTGCTGCACCAACCGGTGCTCGACGACCGCGCGACCCCGTCGAAGCAGGAGTTCACCACCACGCCGGGTTTCGACGCCGAAGCGGTTGCGTGGATGTGGCGGCACTACGCCGGAGAGGTTCCGCTGCCCGACTCCGCGGTGCCGTCACGCACCACCGAGATGGCGTCGCTGCCGGCGGCGCTGATCACGTGTTCGGAGTTGGATCCGCTGCGTGACGAGGCGATCGACTATGCGCTGCGGCTGATGTGGGAAGGCGTGAGCGTCGAGTTGCACGTGATCAGCGGAACCTGTCACGGTTTCGATTCGCTGGTTCCGGACTGGGAGATCAGCACCCAGCTGTTCGAGATCCAGGGCGCGGCGCTGCGCAGGGCGTTCCTACGCTGA
- a CDS encoding flavin-containing monooxygenase, producing the protein MARALSVGIIGAGPGGLALGVFLRKAGFDDFTIFDREDGVGGTWRINTYPGLACDVKSHLYSYSFDLNPHWSRLWSGQPEILAYFERCAQRYELGDKLRLNTEIVSAAWVSEQRQWVLTTSSGEEHRFDIVVSAIGLFTQPVMPDLVEEEPFTGTIMHTAKWDHSVDLRGARVAVLGTGSTAAQLVPEVAKEAAKVYSVQRSPTWVLPKPDRPYTAREKWMFAHIPLAKKIYRTRLWLRSESNISVIEHGSDKTEEFKNIALRTLEATVPDDELRAKLTPAHPLGCKRLVFATDYLQTLTEPHVEVVSSPARALRSRTLVTEDGTELDVDVVLCATGYAAADYLGQIDVRGVDGVALRETWRNGAYAYLGMTVPGYPNFFMLYGPNTNVGSNSVIFILEAQAHYIVRALTHMRRRDKSYIEVRPDVTKRYLDKIDTWMQGTVWLTRCSSYFRAPNGRVVTQWPRSARDFWALTRWFRPGDYEFTQTSRRRAPIDVGAQTAGQQ; encoded by the coding sequence CCGGCCCCGGTGGGCTGGCGCTCGGGGTCTTCCTGCGCAAGGCGGGATTCGACGATTTCACCATCTTCGACCGTGAGGACGGGGTCGGCGGGACCTGGCGGATCAACACCTATCCCGGCCTGGCCTGCGATGTGAAGTCGCACCTGTACTCGTACTCGTTCGACCTGAACCCGCACTGGTCACGGCTGTGGTCGGGGCAGCCGGAGATCCTGGCGTACTTCGAGCGGTGCGCACAACGCTACGAGCTGGGTGACAAGCTGCGCTTGAACACCGAGATCGTCTCGGCGGCATGGGTTTCCGAACAGCGCCAGTGGGTGCTGACCACGTCGTCGGGTGAGGAACACCGTTTCGACATCGTCGTGTCGGCGATCGGGCTGTTCACCCAGCCGGTGATGCCCGACCTCGTCGAGGAGGAGCCGTTCACCGGGACGATCATGCACACCGCGAAATGGGACCACTCGGTGGATCTGCGCGGAGCCCGCGTGGCGGTGCTGGGGACGGGTTCCACCGCGGCCCAGCTGGTTCCGGAGGTGGCCAAGGAGGCGGCCAAGGTGTACTCGGTGCAGCGGTCCCCGACGTGGGTGCTGCCCAAGCCCGACCGCCCGTACACCGCGCGGGAGAAATGGATGTTCGCCCACATCCCGCTGGCGAAGAAGATCTACCGGACCCGGCTGTGGCTGCGCAGCGAGTCCAACATCTCGGTGATCGAGCACGGCAGCGACAAGACCGAGGAGTTCAAGAACATCGCCCTGCGCACGCTGGAGGCGACCGTCCCCGACGACGAGCTGCGCGCCAAGCTGACGCCCGCCCATCCGCTCGGGTGCAAGCGGCTGGTGTTCGCGACGGACTACCTGCAGACGCTGACGGAACCGCACGTCGAGGTCGTGTCCAGCCCGGCGCGAGCGCTGCGGTCGCGGACGTTGGTCACCGAAGACGGCACCGAACTCGACGTCGATGTGGTGTTGTGCGCCACGGGATATGCCGCGGCCGATTACCTCGGGCAGATCGATGTCCGCGGCGTCGACGGCGTCGCGCTGCGCGAAACGTGGCGCAACGGCGCATATGCCTATCTCGGGATGACCGTCCCGGGCTACCCCAATTTCTTCATGCTCTACGGACCCAACACCAACGTCGGCTCCAACAGCGTGATCTTCATCTTGGAGGCCCAGGCGCACTACATCGTGCGGGCGCTGACCCACATGCGGCGCAGGGACAAGTCCTATATCGAGGTGCGGCCGGACGTGACGAAGCGCTACCTCGACAAGATCGACACCTGGATGCAGGGCACCGTGTGGCTGACCCGGTGCAGCAGCTACTTCCGGGCACCCAACGGCCGCGTCGTCACCCAATGGCCCCGAAGCGCGCGGGACTTCTGGGCGCTGACCCGATGGTTCCGCCCCGGGGACTACGAGTTCACCCAGACCTCCCGCCGGCGCGCGCCGATAGACGTCGGCGCCCAGACCGCGGGGCAGCAGTGA